The Setaria viridis chromosome 2, Setaria_viridis_v4.0, whole genome shotgun sequence DNA window TCCTAAAGTAACCAGTTTTCTTGCCAGCTTTGATTTCAGAGTTAGAGATTGACATTGTCACCGGAATATGAATGGAAGGGCAATTTGAGCATTCATGGGATGTACTGTCTGTAGCATACACAGAAATACTATTCTATTTTAAATTTGTTCTATGTGTTGTGGGAAATGACCAAAATTTTGGATGTATCGACACATCTTGTTCTTCTTTTAACAAAAAGTTAGGCAGATTATAAAAGGCAAAAAAGATCAAGTGTAGTCAAACTTCGAGTACAATcattcaatttatttttttgtcaGTACCAAAAAAAGTGTAAGAAATCATATTGTACCTGTAAATTTGTCCAGTCCTGTATAAAACTAAAGTTGAAATATATTGCTAGCTAACAATTTTGAGAAAAAACAATAAATTAAGCTGTAGAAAAAAGGATACATGTGCCTTTGATACACGAgaaatattattttattttccttaaCAGAATTTAATTTGAATTTACACATTACATGTTTCGAATGTCTTCTATCAGCACTTCAATTTGCTGGTGCGCCGCCCGGGCAAATGTCAGCAACATTTAACAATGCTATGCAGCCATTTTTGCCATAAAAAGTATACTGAGTTCATTGCACTATACAAGTGTGACTTGAGGAGAGGACTCCACTGCTCACTATTCAGTTCACATGGCACCAGTGAGCAGTGATGCATGGATCAGGAAGTAGTATCTGAAATAGGAGTCCTTTATCACATAATTTGTCTGATAAAAAAAAGTATAACAGCCTACCTTTCTGTCACTGACATTGACATGACACCCCATGTTATTTCTGCAGAACAATTtcccatcctttttctttttcacacACAAAAATAGCAGCACtatcaattaaaaaaaaagaaacctacTTCTTTTGGCTCATAACTGGCATGAATATGATACTCTATCCTCATGCCATGTAGAGCAACAGTTGTTTATATGTGCTTTTTGTACGGCGCCCCATCTGGTGTTGTTGAACCTTGTTGGGGAACTTGATGCTGGGCTGTCATCGTACAGGGAATGCTAATGCATTGCTTAATTGCGTGTGCTGTTCCGTTTAAATTTGCATCTCGCTCGATGCTAGATTCCGAAATTTGTGGTCCCTTGAAACTGGGAACCTTTGTCCTCTGAAGACCAGAGAATGTGTATGTAACTAAATTCAGAATATTGTTTTGAGCTACCCTGTGTCGTTGTGTGCAAACACAAGTTTACAGACaagcattgttttttttttttttgcattgttCTGAACTGCTGACTCAGCACCTTGGGTGCTCGCTTCAACCTTCCATGggagcatgttttttttttcatgtttttgaTTTGCCTCTTTTACTCAAAATTTCTCTTATATGCTCATATTCTTCTTCAGTTTTTCTTCTTGACGGAGAGTCGAAGTTCGATGAAAAGAAGTagcaaagaaagaaacagaagagAGTGAATTGAACCAAAAAATTACTTTACAGAAACGAGATCTCGCTTCATCATAGACCTCATCCAATCTAGCACATTATTGATGATCCCTGCAGGGTTAGTTGCAGATTGCACTCCATAATCAGAAGCCTAGCGCAGGACAGCAACCAATTCAGCTAGCTTTCGTCAGGTCGCGCTGCAACTTTTTACTAGCAGACAGACAGCCTACACTGGACATTCCCAAGGTAAGCGAAAGGTGGACAAAGAGGGTAATTCAGTTATGTGCTTTCATCACTCTCACAGTCTCATCATTCACGTCGATAGCAAATGTGATTTTGTGGTCCAATAATCCAAAAAAAGAACATGGTGGTTCCTATTTCCCTTTGTATAGAGATGGCATTCCGATTTTGGCATTGTTAGAGAGGCTCGAAGTGATGGACTTTGATAGACCTCTtattgaatgttttttttttgcaaaactgtTGGTTAAACAGGTTCACTGTCCTGAAAGCCCAACATACTCTGTATTTTCAGTCACCTATAACCTACTTTTAACTTCTCAGTTCTCATGGTTCAGCATGTCGAGAAAAAGCGAAAATGCACAACAACAGTGACAGCCCATAATCTAGGGCCTAGTTGGAGTCACTCCAGTACCGTCACATTAGTCCGTACAGCCCATAATCTGGGGCCCATTAAATTTCTAATTCCAATTTCTCTGGCCCAAAACAGATTCACTTCGGACTCAAGCCCATTCATCATAGCCCACGAAACTGCACCGCTAAATCCACTCTCACGGCCCAGCCCAACTCCTCATTCCCCAAACCCTAATCCCATCATCTCCACAGCCACGCTGTATATaagccgccgccatcctcctcgcTCCTTTCCTCCCAaaccctcccgccgccgccgccgccgctcccagctCACCGCACCCAGCGCGCCACCCCGGCGAGAACCAACCCCTCTCCAACCCAACCATGGCGGACCGCGGAGGCGAgagaggcggcgagcgcggcggcgaccgtGGCGGCTTCGGGCGCGGCTTCggtcgcggcgggcgcggcgaccgCGGTGGAcgccgcggtggccggcgcggtggccgccagcaggaggaggagaaatgGGTGCCCGTGACCAAGCTCGGGCGCCTCGTGAAGGAGGGCAAGTTCCACAAGATCGAGCAGATCTACCTCCACTCGCTCCCCGTCAAGGAGCACCAGATCGTGGAGACCCTGGTGCCGGGGCTCAAGGACGAGGTGATGAAGATCACGCCCGTGCAGAAGCAGACCCGCGCCGGGCAGCGCACGCGCTTCAAGGCCTTCGTCGTTGTCGGCGACAACGACGGCCATGTCGGGCTCGGCGTCAAGTGCGCCAAGGAGGTGGCCACGGCCATCCGCGGCGCCATCATCCTCGCCAAGCTCTCTGTCGTGCCCGTCAGGAGGGGGTACTGGGGGAACAAGATCGGCCAGCCGCACACCGTGCCCTGCAAGGTCACCGGCAAGTGCGGCTCCGTCACCGTGCGCATGGTGCCCGCGCCCAGGGGATCCGGAATCGTCGCTGCCCGCGTGCCCAAGAAGGTTCTCCAGTTCGCCGGCATTGAGGATGTCTTCACCTCCTCCCGCGGCTCCACCAAGACGCTCGGCAACTTCGTCAAGGTATAGAGATCTTTTCCTAATTCTCATTCTTACTTGATGATTACTGAATTGACCATTATATGTGTAGGACGAGGATGCTTTTATTGTCTTTAGTTGTACAAATTTGAATAGATTCAGAATTCTAGCTGTGACGTTGCCTTACTATTAGCTATGCACTAGTACACAGTTCTAGCTCTGAAACTGTTGTCATAATTGTGATTCAGGTTCATTTGTGTACTTGGTAGGCGTTGTGTTGCTTCCATTCTAGTGTCATTGTAAATTGCTACCTGGATTCACAATAATTTAGTTTTCAGTAATTGTGTGCCTGTGGCTTGCTGCTTGCACTATTCTCTGTATAACGTACCATAACATCTGTTAGCTAGCCAATGTTATTTCCAAGTCTCTATACTGACTCGAGCTCATTAGGTTGTGATGTTAGTCTCTATTTTACTGTTGTGTTTGCATGATGCTGTTGTGTTACTGCACTTTGCTTTGTCTGATCATCGGTATAAACCGGTTTAGTTTGTTCACCATTTTTGCTTTGACAATAAAATATTTAAAGTTCGAATAgtattgcaagttgcaacataaTGTTGATACTTTAGATTCATTATGAAAAGTAATCACATATGACTACTACTACTGAAAATTGTATAGAAATGAATAGTTAAAAGTTTCATCTTTTACACTGTATTGCTAATATTTTTATCGCTGGGTGTATTTTGCTTCAAACATGATTGTTTACTGGAGGTAGCAAGTTTGTGGGTAAAACATTCAGTTACATGACAATTCATTATAACCTGTTTAGTTATTTGGGGTTGGGTGTCAGGTCATCTTTCAGCAGTAAAATGCTGATTTGAGGCTGTATGCTAATAGTTGCTTAGCTTGATTTGCTTCTATCTGATTGTAGGCATAAGCTAATGAACTCAGGGTGATAATTGTCACCCTGTGTACTCATTGTTACTGTCCCCTGGGGTCTTTACTCTCTACCATGTACATGGAAACTTTAGGTCTAACAATGTAGACCGATTAACATGGGATAGCCCAACTATGTCATCTGTATTGTCACTTTGGGGTGTGCTAGTAACGCCAGATCAATTTATTTCAGTCTGAGAACGTCTCTTTTGGTTGCAGGCCACCTTTGATTGCCTCATGAAGACCTATGGCTTCCTTACTCCCGAGTTCTGGTCTGAGACTACGTTTGTGAAGACCCCATTCCAGGAGTTCACCGACCTCTTGGCCAAGCCAACAAAGGGACTTGTGATCGAAGCCCCTGTGGAGACGGTAGAGGCTTAAGCCTGTTGGAGGTTCAGAACAAACTTTGCAAGTTTGCATGCAGTAGAAAACTGGTTTCTTATCCGCTTTTGTGTGACTTATATGTATTAATGTCTGGCATATCTCAGTTTTGAATTTGTGAAACCTTAAGGTATGCACTTAATAGTATCCAGATGTTCTGTTCTTGTTTTCACCGTTTGAAGAGCACATGCATTTTTGCCAAGCTGGTATTATGCTAGAGTGTGTCCTGCCTCTGTTATCTGTGGACCAAATGCTATGCGCAGATTAGTTAAGAAACTTGATAACAGGGTTTTGACAGGGCCGAGCTTGCTGCGTCTCTTGATCGCCTCTTCACTACTGCATCTCTCCTTTCAACTCGTGTATGATGAGGTTGCCGTCATTGAGCCATGGCGATGGCCGGCAACTTATACATTGAGCCATCTGAAAAGTCTAGTTTTTCTTGACTGAACCGTAGTATTGTGATTAGGCGTTTTCCCAGGGTGTCATACTGTCATCTGGGTTATCGCCTACCCAGATGGCTCTTGTGTTTTTGCTGTGTGGTTGCGTGTCCTTGCTTTACATGATCTGCGGCATAACATGTTGGATCATTAGTTTCATACTAAGTATCTGCCATTTTTGGAACTGTCTGCTCGGGGATTGAGATAAGTGAAATAAAGCTGGACTATTCCTTCGTTCTGAAATAACTTTCATTTACTGAATCATGATAAATATTTCTAAACAGAGTAATTGCAAAACGGTGGTGCTCAATTTAGTGTTTGAGCTGGAGGCGCAAAACCTTGGTCTAGTTTCTCAAACacagaaaaataagaaattaagACAGCAAGTTTTAGATATAGTTTGAGCATTTTCTGTTGGTGAAGTGCAACCGGCTTTTTTTAATTAAATGCTCC harbors:
- the LOC117844954 gene encoding uncharacterized protein, with translation MADRGGERGGERGGDRGGFGRGFGRGGRGDRGGRRGGRRGGRQQEEEKWVPVTKLGRLVKEGKFHKIEQIYLHSLPVKEHQIVETLVPGLKDEVMKITPVQKQTRAGQRTRFKAFVVVGDNDGHVGLGVKCAKEVATAIRGAIILAKLSVVPVRRGYWGNKIGQPHTVPCKVTGKCGSVTVRMVPAPRGSGIVAARVPKKVLQFAGIEDVFTSSRGSTKTLGNFVKATFDCLMKTYGFLTPEFWSETTFVKTPFQEFTDLLAKPTKGLVIEAPVETVEA